The Terriglobus sp. TAA 43 sequence TCACCACTGTGCGTTCAATCACGCGATCCAGCGTGGTCACATGGTCAATCACCAGGTTGCGGTTCACAGAACGAATCGTGTTCTGCACCGCGGTAGACATCGCAGCGAAGTCCCCGTCGTAACGCACCGCCAGCCTTCCATAGCCCCACGGATGCTGCGGATTCGGATAGTAGTCGATGTACTCCTTCCCCTCGCTCAGGTCTCTGAACTTCACATCGCGCACAATGCCGATCACCTCCACTTCCTTCTTCGGATCGGGATCCTTGCCGTAGTACATATGGCGACCGACAGGATTTACACCAGCAGGAAAATACTCGCGCGCAATCGTCTCGCTCAGGATCACCACATGGTGTGATGTTGCACTGTCCTGCGGGCCGAACGTGCGACCTGCCAGCAGAGGAATCTGCATCGTGTTGAAATAGCCGTTGCCAATCACGTTGTGTTTCACATTGATGTTTTCTTTGAACGGCATCCCCGGCACAGTCACCGTCCCGTTCCAACTGCCCTGTGCAAAGGTGAACGCGGCAAAACTCGCGGCCTTCACCTGCGGCAACGCACCCACGCGCTGCTCAATCTCCTGGAACATGGCAATCATGCGCGGGTCTTCACCCTTCATGCCCAGCACACTGGAATCCATGTCCACCAGCATGACGCCATTGCGCGGAAAGCCTGTATCCACACGTGTCAGGTTCACCAGCGTCCGCAGGAACAGGACGGAAGCCACACTCAACACCAGCGAGAGTGCAATCTGCGCAATCACCAGCCCCTTGCCCAGCGGGCTGCGCGCATTGCTGTTACTGCGCCGACTCTCCTTCAAGCCTTCATTCACCGCCACACGCGATGCGCGTAACGCAGGCACCACGCCAAACAATATCGCCGTACCCACCGTGGCAAACAACGTGAAGACAAGCAGCCGCACGTTCAGCGAAATGTCCAGCGGAAGCAGGTTCGCATCAGGCCCGCCAGAGATCATGCGCAGCAATACACGATCCGCCGCAAGCGCAAGCACAACACCAAGCGCCGCACCTGCAACAGACAGCAGAAGACTCTCCGTCAGCAACTGGCGAATCAGCCGAAGACGTTGCGCTCCAAATGCTTGCCTCACTGCAAACTCATGTGTGCGTGTCGTCGCTCGCGCAAGCAACAGATTCGCAATGTTGGCGCACGTAATCAGCAACACCAGCGCCGCAACACCCATCAGAATCTTCAACGGATCAGAGAACGTATTGCGGAGGAACGAGCGGCCTGTTGTCAGGTCGGTCAACTTTACATGCGCATTCTGGAGATGCCCCAGGTTGTATGCATTCAGTTCGGCGTTTGGAAACGACCGCACAATATGCTGATACAGCACATTCGTCTCCGCCTCGGCCTGCGCACGCGTCACACCCGGCTTCAGCCGCCCGAACACAAAGTTCGATTGAAAGAAGCCGTCGTTATAACCCTTACTGTGCGATGGCAACGATTGCATCATCGCCATCGGCACCCAGAAATCCGGCGCATGGCCCACTTCAATTCCGAAGAAGCCTGGCGGCGCCACACCAACAATGTTGAACGTGGTATCCGCCAGTTTCACCGTGTGGTTCAGAATGTCCGGCGTCCCTTGAAACGCAGATTGCCAGAACGCATAGCTGACCACTACGACAGGAAACTTTCCTTCCACGCGATCTTCCTCATCGCGAAAGAAACGACCCAGCGCAGGCTCAACACCAAGCGTTGAAAAGAACGTGCCGGACACGGTGTCACCCGTAAGCTTCTGCATGCTGTCCCGCTGATCCAGCGTGCCATGCATCTCGCTGCCAAAACTCATGACCGTCGCAAGGTCTGAGAACACGGTGTTGCTCTTGCGAAACTCACGAAAGAACGGATAGGAATACAGCGTCGTCGAGCCATAATCATCCGTTACGCCCGCGTCATCACCGTTGCCAAGCATCACCAGTTCCGCGGGTTTCGTCACCGGCAACGAACGCAACACCAGCGCATCCAGAAAGCTGAAGATCGCAACATTCGCTCCAATGCCAAGACTCAGCGAAAGCAGCGCCATCAGCGTCAGTGCCTTCGCATGCATCATCGAACGCAGCGCATACTGAATGTCCTGCACCAGCGACTCCAGCCATCCCCATCCCCATGCGGCATGGCTGCGCTCGCGCAGCACAATAGGATTGCCAAAGTCGCGCCTGCTCAGCCGCCGTGCTTCTTCCGGCGTGGCTCCAGCAGAGCGTTGTTCTTCTTCGCGTAGATCCATGTGGAGGCGCATCTCCTCTTCCAACTCAGAATCAAAACGCGAGCGGCGAAACAGCATCTGGATACGACGAAGAAGTGACATGGCGGATTTCTCCTGCAACAAAGAATGAGAATTAAAAAATGATGGCTACCTAAGCCGTCTGCAATACACGTGCAATGGCGCTGTAAACGCGCTCAAAGTTTGAAGACTCAGCGGCAAGCTGTTTTTTCCCTGCGGCGGTCAACTGGTAATAGCGCGCGCGACGATTACCCTTCGTCACACCCCACTCCGCCTTCACCCAGTCGTTCACCAGCATCTTCTGCAACGCGGGATACAGCGATCCTTCTTCCACTTCCAGAATGTTGCCGGAGGTTTGCAAAATCGATTCCGCAATCTCATAACCATGCAACGTTCCATGTCGCGACAGCGTGCGAAGAATCAATAACGTCAGCGATCCGGGCGGGATTTCGTTGTGCTTCATCAGGTGTGCGCCTCGACTGGCATAGGCTGCCTATGTCAACAGAAACGGAAACACAAACGCACGCGAATGCAAAAAATGTCTTCGGTGGCCAAATATTTTTCGCAATGAAAAAGGCCCCGGATATCCGGGGCCTTCGTGCTTCACAAAATACGCGGTTTACGAAATCAGCTTCGCATCCAGATCAATCTTCGCCGCGGCCAGCAGACGTGAGATGGGGCAGTTCTGCTTGGCTCCAGCGGCAATCTCCTGGAACTTTGCATCATCCAGTCCCGGCACCTTCGACTCGTTCTTCAGGTGGATCGTGGTCACAGTCGGCGCGCCATTCACAAACTCCAGCACCACGGTTGCGGTGGTGGCCACGCTGTCGCCCTTGTGCCCGGCCTTCTCCAGCTCCGCGCTCAGCGCCATGGAGAAACAGCCCGCATGCGCCGCTGCAATCAACTCTTCCGGGTTCGTGCCCGCACCATTTTCAAAGCGCGACACAAACGTGTACGACTGCTCCTTCAGTACGCCGCTCTGCGTGCTGATCACGCCCTTGCCGTCCTTCAAACCGCCATTCCAAACTGCATTTGCACTGCGTTCCGTTGCCATAACAAGCCTTTCCTTCCTGCGCACAGGGTTACCGTGCGGGACCGTCTTCCGTTGTCAATTGTCCGCAGCCCTACGGAAATGTAGCGGCGGATGCTTCCCTTATCGGATGTACACGGAAACACCCGCACGAGCAAGTGCTGCGCGGTAAATTGCGCCTGGTGGTGTCAGGCTTTTTTCCCGGTAGCGCCTCGTCCGCCACGCCCAATCAGCAGTGGAACTTCCTGCTGCGGTAGACCGCTTGGCAACTTCATCAACTTCATTCTCCGCAACACCTTGCGCGCCAGGCCGGTTAACGGCAGCTCTGCCAGCTTCGTAACCCGAACCCATTCCAGGCCATCGCTGCGCAACGCGTGCTTCGCTGCATCGCGCCGGGTCGCTATGCCCACCACCTCCACGTAATAATTCGTGCCCACAATGGAGTGTCGGACACGCAGCAGTGGTTCCTCTAACAGCACCAGTTCGCCTGCACTTTTTTGCGTGGAGAGCTGGGGCAGTTCCAGCATGTTGGCCATCAGCGACGCTTTTGCTGATCGTCGCTGCAACAATACGTCCAGCCCATCCACCCTGCGTCGAGTCGTCAGCGCATAGCGCACACGCTCTGAACGCATGGGACTGCGCTCCAGCGTAGGATGCTCGCCACGCGTCCTGCAGAGTCCAAATACAGGGCACTCCGCACATCGCGGAGAACGCGGCGTACAGATTGTTGCCCCAAGCTCCATCATGGCCTGGTTGTGGTCCCCGGCATTGCGTCGCGGCGTCAGCGAATTCGCTGTGCGTTCCAGGAACTCCGCCATCTTCGCTCCCGACGTCTCCGGCAATCCCAGTACGCGTAGCAACACGCGCTCCACGTTGCCATCCACCACGGCAATCGATTCTCCAAACGCGATACTCGCAATGGCCGCCGCGGTATAGGCTCCAATGCCCGGTAACCTCCGCAGTCCCACGGACGTAGAGGGCAGCTCGCCCCCGTATTCTTCCACCACCAGCTTCGCCGTCCGATGCAGCATGCGCGCGCGTCGGTAATAGCCCAGGCCGCTCCACTGGGCCAGCACTTCATCTTCCGGCGCCAGCGCCAGCGAAATGATGGTGGGAAATCGTCGCAGGAATCGTTCGTAGTGCTCCAGCACGGCGTTTACACGTGTCTGCTGCAGCATCACCTCCGAAAGCCATGTGCGATACGGATTGCGAATTCCGCGCCACGGCAGAGCGCGTGCATTCTGCTCATACCAGAGCCGCAGATTGCGCTCAAATGCCGCTCGCTGCACTGGCGTCAATGCTGGCTCGGCGATGGAGTTAGAAGATGATTTTTTGGAAGCGTGCAAGAGTTTCATTGTAGGTGCGATCGCCATCACAGGCCATGCCGCCAAAGCGCAAGCCTCCGTGTACTGCTCTGTATGTTTGCGCGGAGGCCATACCTTTCGTCGCAGTACAGCCGACGACTCCGCGCTTCCGGAATGAACAGCATAAGTCACTGAAGCCACAGTCCGTCAGAGCAGAGACAGATCTACGACACTTTCAGTCGTGTTTCCATGTCGATACGGGACTGAAATCGTCGCAATTTACAAGGGTTTTCTACGTATTTAAGGTGGTCGTCATTGGAGTCCAGAGGCAACGTGAGGGCGCTGCCCCGGCTCCAATCAACTGAGTTCTTTAGAGGTGTCCTATGGAAGCAGTTCATGACGGTCAGTGTGGTCTCTGTACCCACTTCGGCGAGCACCACAGCAAGAGCAGCGCTCTGGTTAGCATCCTCACCAGCCACAAGGCAGACGTTGTCATGGTGGACGAGTGCGGACATCCCAAGCATGCCAGCCTGCACCTCAAGGTAACCCCCATCAGCGGTTGCGACGGCTTCGTTCCCGCCGCATCAGCGTAAGTCGCCCTCAACCCATCGCAAAGCCCTCTCTGCCAACGCGGCGGAGAGGGCTTTGCTGTGTACGGGCAAATGAAACACGCGACGAAAGCCGGGGCCCTCTAATCAATCGCAACTCCTTGAACCACAATCGGCGGAGACAGCAACCAGTTGTCCTTCGCAACAAGAGTTCGAAAAGTATCAACCCTGTTCACAGATTGGGACAGCAGCGGTGACGAAGCGAACCACGAGCGTCGCTGCTCCAGATACGCGCGAATCCAGACCTTTTCGTCCACACCCGTCAGTGGCGTACCTCCTGTCTGGTTGTTCGTCGCCGTCACAATTCTGGCCAAGCCGCCTTGCAATGAGGAGTCGTAAATAACCGCAAGACTCAGCGGTAACTTCAAACCCAGATCGGCAGCCCTCGTCTGCGCAGGTTGCCAAAACTTAGCCTGGAACAATTCGTCCTGGACTCGTTGCATGACTGGGTCTTCGGATGCATTGCGGAGAGTGTTCTTAAACGATTCGTTCGTTGCCAGCGATGCATCGTTGGAACTCAAATCGGCAACATAGGGCGTCAAGGCACCTGCCTGCTTAGCGTCAGGAGCGTTGATGTACTTCTGAACTAGCTGTTTAAGCGTCCCGCTGCGAAGGCCAAAACCCGCATAGAAAAGATCGCTCCCAATGCTTATAACGCTGTTGTAATCGCGTTTTGTCGTTCCCGTCTCAAACACATTCACAATTGCCTGGATTCGCCGTGAAGTTTGCGACTGAACCAGCGCGTCCTTCGCCAGCTTCTGGGTGTCCGGATCCGCGCTGCCTTCAAACTTTTTCAGGGTGGCGGTCGCGGCGTTCCGCAGTTCCGGACTCGAGGAGGTCTCGGAGTAATTCAGGGACAGTTTGATCGCAAGAACTGAATCCACACTCTCAATGAGCGCCAACGCACTCGATCTCGCCTGCCCGCTGGATTGGAGTTGTGGCATCAGGTCTTTCGCAAGCTGGGCATGCTGCAGCTTATCCGCCGCCTCGTCGTGCAGCCTCTCCTGCTCCTGCTTCGCCTGTTCAATCTGCAAACGCAACTGATCAAGCTTCTGGGACTGATTGAATTGCTTGTCCTGGAGATCCATCGCATGCTGCGCCTGCAATTCGAGCGCGTTGTTATGAGCGCCCTCGATACTCAATTCCAGGGCTCTCTGCCTTTCCTCCGTCTGGTGCTGGATCAGTTCCATCCGTTGCTGGCCGGCCGTGAGGCTATGGTTAAGCCATAGCCCCAGCCCGGCAATCACCACGCCTGAGATCAGGCTGGAGAGAGACGACAGCTTGTCCCAGATGTCCTTGTCTTTTTTCTGCTCCACACCAGGCGCCCCGGCTTCCATTTGCTCAGCGCCTGAAGGCGTCGATTCTGGTACCTCGGTGCCCTCTCTCATCGTGCTCCTTAGAACAACGCAGGACTGCAATGCGTCCACCTTAGCATGGCCATCTTCTGCGTTTTTCGGGAGTCAGGGTTGTACCCAGGTGTGAGGCATACCAACCTCCTGGACTTAGCGGTGCGCTAAACACCCATGCAACGGTGAAAGGGACAGCGCAAGCGCTGTCCCTTCCGGTCGTGCTTCGTTCGTTTACGGTTTACTGCACCGTCAGGTTGACCGTTTCCACCTGGCTTACGCTTCCGGAAGTTGCCGTCACCTTGTAGGTGTAGGTTCCGTTCGGCGTGCCATTGGGATTGGGCGAGGTGCCCAGGTGCGATGAGCCACCGCAACCGGATACACCCATCGTCAGGGCGAACAGCAACATCAGCAGTCCGCCGATGCGCGATGCGCGTCCCTTGCGTCCCACCAGCATCACAACGCCTGCCAGTAGAGCCGCTAGCAGCAGTGAAGCCGTACGTCCCGAGCCATTGGCGAACATCAGGCCCGAGCTCGTGGCTTGCGTGCGAGCCGTCGTCGTCAGTGTCACCGTGGCGTTGGCTGTTCCAGCCGCTGCCAGTGTCACCGGCGAAGTCACCGTGCAGGTCACGCCCGTCGGAGCAGTCCCGGACGAAGCGCAGGTGAACGCCACCGATCCGGCAAAGCCACCGGTCGATGTCAGCTTCAGCGAAACGGTGCCGCTCAAACCAGCCGAAACCGTCAACGCCGTCGTTGCATTGCCCGTCGAATCGCCCATCGTGAAGCTAGGCAGTACCGCCAAGCCGGTACCAGTTAGTGCCACAGGCGCAACCGTAGCCGAACCATTCAGCGCAATGCTGCCCGTGCGAGCACCAGCCGCGGTTGGCTTGAATACCACGTTGATGGCGCAGGTCGAACCCACCGCCAGCGACGATCCGCAGTTGTTGCTCTGCGCAAAGTCGCCCGTCACGGTAAAGCCGGTGATGCTGATAACAGCCTCACCCGTGTTCGTCAGTGTGAGTTGTTGGCCAGCCGACGACTGGCCGACAGTGATCGCTGTAGCAAACGCGCCATTGCCAGTCAGCGTTGCGCTGGTGACAGGAGCAGGCAGTGCCAGGTAAGCCAGCAGCGGATCGTGATCCGACATCGCCGCAGGCGTGGTTGCATCGTTGTACAGAACAACGGGGAAGTCCGCATCAATGTGGCCCACTGCAAGCGTCGAGCTGCCTGCAATGTCCGCCGTCACCACAGCGTGGTCCAGCACCTGCGCATTGCCCCACTCCGTGTAGCTCTGCTGAGCATTCGCTGGCAGAGTGTTGATCAGATCCGTAGCCACCGGATTCACAATCGCCACACCCGGCATCACTGCAACGCCGTTGCCAACATTGCCCGTGATCGTGCCCAGCGTGTCCGTATAGCCATCAGAGAACTGGAAGGCATTCATGTCACCCACTGCAATGACATGCTCACCCGCCTGCTGATAGCCCTGGATCAGGTTCGCCAGCATCTCGGCCTGCAGTTCCTTCTTCGACTGCACAGTCGCAGTGTTCACCGCGCTCAGCGAACGCAGATGGTTTGAGATCACGGTGATCGGGTAAGGCTTCGCGCCCGTACCGCGGTTGATGGTTGCGTGTAGCACCTGCGACGGACGGTCGTTCAACGCCGAGCCGCCACCAGCAACCAGGGTCTGAGTGCCCTTCTGCTCCCAGGTCGTCACGTTTACGGTCGAAGGCTTCACCAGGAAACCGATAGAGATACCACCAATGTCATTGGTGAATGTTGTGATCGAGTCCGTGCCGTAAGCCACATAGCCGGGCTTGGTGCCAGTGGTGGTATCCGCGTCGATCTGTGCAGCCATGTCCTTCAGGACCTGGATGTTTTCCACTTCCTCAACGGAGATGATGTCCGGATTATTCAGAACCGTACGCACCGCCAGCGAGAACTTCTTCAAGCGGCGTGCATACGCATCCGGAGTAACGTCCACAGCAGAGCTTGCCGCAGTCTTGCCATTCACGGGGTTGTAGTAGAGGTCATTCGCAGAGTTGGTGTCGAAGAACCGCTCTACGTTGAACGCCGCAACCGTGAACTGGTTCGCGTTCGGCAGCGCCAACGCCTTCACCGCCACAGCACCAGCGGTCGACACCGTCGGACGGTTTGCAGCCGTCAGAATGATGCGTGCCGGATCGCCATAGGGATAGTCAGTGGAGTAGGTGTAATCCACCACACCCGTTGCACCAGTGATAGTCGCGCCAGCCGACACGTCAATCGCCGTGCTGCCGCCCAGGGTGCTCTCAATGATCAAGCGTTCCGGGTTGTCGTCATACAGCGTCAGGTTTGCAGGACGAACCGCACCCGCAACCGTCATCGGATTGGTTGCTGCCGGGCAGTTGTCCACAGCAGGGCAGGTCGTCGACGAGAAGTCGCGGAAGTCCATTCCCGGCTCGCGGAACGGACGCGGAATGCTCGAGCCTGCCACGTAAAGCTGGCCGTTGGAAACCACCGTCTCTGTGTTTTCAGTCAGCGTGGCATCCGTGCCACCAACCGCCGTCACAGAAGGCAGGCTCACCAGCATGCTCTCGTACTGACGAAGCTGATAGATGCCGCCCGTGGGCACAGGGGCCGTAATGACAATGGCCGTCGGCAGCGGATTGCCGGTGCTGTTCACCGTCAGCGATGCGGTCGTCACTTCGAGCGACGGTGTATGGCTAACCGTTGTATCTGGATAGAACGTCAGCTTGCCCGTAACCGTGACATTGTTTCCAACCAAGGCACCTGCAGGATTCTTGCCCGTGCCGCTGTAAACATAAATGCCTTCATCGCCAGTCGATCCCGGTGTCGATGAAGCCGTCTGCATGTAATAGCCGGCGTTCGTCACCACCGTAATCACGCCCGTAAACGTGATGTTGGTGTTCACGTATCCGTTGCGGTTCGCCTGGATGGTTGAGATCGGTGTATCACCGGCCAGAGTGGTGACACCAAGGGCGATCTTTCCGGTGGCAGTCGCGGCGGTGTTGTCCGTAACCGTAACCGGTAGAGAATAGATGTTCGGTACCAGACCGGCGCTGGTGGTCAACGTGTAGGTGTAGGTGTTGGCAGTGCCGCTGAGCGCCATCGCTTGCGTTGCGCTACCGCCCACTGCGGACAGGTCCACCGTCGCTGTGACCGACGTGGTCGCAGTGCCCGGCGTGACTGTTACGCTCAGCACCGTGTTGCTACCAGCCGGGATGTTTGCCGGTGTAGCGGACGATCCCGTGATTGCAATCGTCGTTACCGGGGCCGAGGTATACGCACTGTTGCGTGGATTCGGCGCGCCTACCGAGAAGTCGGTGCCATTGTCATTGGTGTCATCATTCGAAGCATCGCGGATGGCGGACTTCGTAGCCGAAAGATCCGCCGTACGGCTCACAGATGCTGTCGACGACTCTGTGCAGTTCGCGGTGCTGCCATACCCTACAAAGTCGACAATGGCCGTGGTATTGGTCGTTGGACAGCCTGTGCCAGCCAGACCGGAAGCCCCAGTGCTCGCACCAGTCAGGATGGTGGTGTTGTTCACCAACACAACTTTGCCCGCGCCCGCAGCAAGAGCAGGAGCTGTGCAGCTGGCCGTAGTATCGGTGTTCGTGGCGACAAAGTCCGGCGTGGGCAGCAATGCGCCCGTCGTCGATCCGGTAACGCCGATGCAAAGCTGGGCCAGGTAGTACTTGCCCGCACCAATGCTCCCAGACAGCTGTATTTTGGACCAGTTGTTGGCGTTGGTGTTTGTAGCGGAAGCGTATTGGATCGTGTAGCTGCTCAGATCAACAGCAGTCGTTCCGGGGTTATACAGCTCCACAAAGTCATAGCGGTAGGTAGCGCCATTGTTGCCGCCACCGCCGTACACCTGCGAAATCACCACGTGAGCAGGCAGGGCGAATGCCGCGGCATTAAGCACCAACGCGCAGAGGGCACAAAGCAGCGCAGAAAGCAGTCGCTTCGATCCAGAATTTGTCTTCAAGGTAAAGGCCTCACAGAAAGCAATGCAGATAAAGGGGGACACCTTCCCAACCACTCAGAAAGGAAGGTGAAAGGACAACAACGGAGTTGCAGTGTCACCGCCCCACAACAGTTCGGACAAGGGAAATGTGAGCGCCAAATTACGGCATCGCTGCGACTGTCGCTGTCGTTTTTCAGCATGTCACGTCAAACGCGCCCATATTTAAATGGCACGTGAATTCCCAGCGCCGCCACACGACACGAACCCGTCCTGCCAATGTGCTCCCACGAGCTTTCATACGGTCAAAAAGAACAAGCCCATGCGCACAAGGACATGGGCTTTATGGAATGGAAAGGGATTCTCTAGACCGCTGAGAGTATTCGAAAAACTGACGGATCAATGCACGTGGGAATGTGAATGTGTCTCCATACTGCAAAACACAGTCGCCGCGTGAGCCATGCGACACAGCCCATCTTCTTCCGGCTGAATCGTCGCGTGCTCAATGCCGAAGTCATCATGCAGCATCTTCTCAATGCGACTCACAATCGCCGTCGTCTCCAGCAACGTGTGGTTCGCGGGCAATGCGACGTGGCAACTCAGCAAATTGCGACCTTCGCCCACAGTCCACACATGCACATCATGCACGCTGCAAACAGGTTCAATCTCGCCAATGCGTGCAGCCAGCGTTTCAGGATCAAGATGTTGCGGAGCCTTCTCCATCAACACATCGCTCGCCTCGCGCACAATGCCAATCGCACTCCAGAAAATGAACACGGCAATCATCAGCGACACAATCGGATCGGCATACAGCCATCCCGTGTAGCGCACCACGACGCCTGCAATCACAACAGCGGCCGCGCTCAACGCATCGCCAGCCATATGAATGAATGCTGCGCGTGAATTCAGGCTGTGCTTCGCATCACCCGCCAGCGCCACGGCAATCACCGTGTTCATCAGCACGGAGATAGCCGCAACCCAGATCATCAGGTTGCCCTCAATCGGCTCCGGGTTCCGAAAACGCCCCACTGCCTCAATCGCAATCCAAAGCGCAATCAAAACCAGCGTGCTGCTATTGAAAAGAGCCGTAAGCGTGGAGACGCGAATATGCCCATACGTGTGCCGTCCGGCAGCAGGCCGCTTGATGGCCACCACGGCATACGCAGCCAACCCCAGCGCCACGGCATCGCTCACGTTATGGCCAGCATCGGAGAGCAGCGCCAGCGAATGCGACACCCACCCGGCAATCGCCTCACCCGCGCAAAACGCCAACGTCACGGCCAACGAAACCCACAGCCGCTTACCGCTGGTGGGTCCGTGTACATGATGGTGATGTGCGTGCGAGTGATCGTGCGCCATGCGCACCTCCACGTCCAGAATAGAACGTCACCAATATGGATGCATTTCCAGCGACTTCGACGCTACCCCAGGGATCATCCTTCCATTTCCTACTCCGCCAGCAACTTCTGGATCTCCCGGTCAAAAACGTCGCGATCCACCACTCCCGCGTGGGCCACGGCAATCCGCCCTTTTCGATCAATCAGCAGTGTCAGAGGCATTTCCCGCAGCCCAAAGCGCTCTCCCAGGGCATCCGTGCCAATCGCAACGGGATAGGTCATCTTTGATTGCGCCATAAATGCCTTCACCATGTCGGGGCTTTCGCCGTACATATCCAGTCCGATCAGTGACAGACCTGACTTCCCATAGCGCGATTCAAAATCCACATACCAGGGGATTTCCTGCTTGCATCCACCGCAATTCACCGCCCAGAAATCCAGCAACACCACGTGGCCCTTGTACTTGGACAAAGTCACCTGCTTGCCATACACGTCGGTGATCGTGAAGTCCGGCGCGGCCTTCCGTGCATCCGCAGGAATGAAGTCGTTCTTAAGCTGTGGCGCTTGCGCGCTGGATGCGCCTTGCACGGTGGTCAGAATCAGTGCTGAAAGCAGATGCGCAGCGAAACGATTCATCCTATCCCTCTCTCTTCAACTCAGGAAGTTTGCAACCGGGCAGGTATCCGGCGTTGATCGCGCAGAACAAAGTGAAG is a genomic window containing:
- a CDS encoding ABC transporter permease, whose translation is MSLLRRIQMLFRRSRFDSELEEEMRLHMDLREEEQRSAGATPEEARRLSRRDFGNPIVLRERSHAAWGWGWLESLVQDIQYALRSMMHAKALTLMALLSLSLGIGANVAIFSFLDALVLRSLPVTKPAELVMLGNGDDAGVTDDYGSTTLYSYPFFREFRKSNTVFSDLATVMSFGSEMHGTLDQRDSMQKLTGDTVSGTFFSTLGVEPALGRFFRDEEDRVEGKFPVVVVSYAFWQSAFQGTPDILNHTVKLADTTFNIVGVAPPGFFGIEVGHAPDFWVPMAMMQSLPSHSKGYNDGFFQSNFVFGRLKPGVTRAQAEAETNVLYQHIVRSFPNAELNAYNLGHLQNAHVKLTDLTTGRSFLRNTFSDPLKILMGVAALVLLITCANIANLLLARATTRTHEFAVRQAFGAQRLRLIRQLLTESLLLSVAGAALGVVLALAADRVLLRMISGGPDANLLPLDISLNVRLLVFTLFATVGTAILFGVVPALRASRVAVNEGLKESRRSNSNARSPLGKGLVIAQIALSLVLSVASVLFLRTLVNLTRVDTGFPRNGVMLVDMDSSVLGMKGEDPRMIAMFQEIEQRVGALPQVKAASFAAFTFAQGSWNGTVTVPGMPFKENINVKHNVIGNGYFNTMQIPLLAGRTFGPQDSATSHHVVILSETIAREYFPAGVNPVGRHMYYGKDPDPKKEVEVIGIVRDVKFRDLSEGKEYIDYYPNPQHPWGYGRLAVRYDGDFAAMSTAVQNTIRSVNRNLVIDHVTTLDRVIERTVVNQSLMAQLSTAFGLLAVLLSAIGIYGLMSYLVGQRTGEIGIRMALGASHTGVRWMVMREITMLVVSGIAAGIVLTLLCGQLVRNLLYGIAPTEPVSLIVGIALLTTIALAAGYVPARRASRVNPMQALRYE
- a CDS encoding PadR family transcriptional regulator; this encodes MKHNEIPPGSLTLLILRTLSRHGTLHGYEIAESILQTSGNILEVEEGSLYPALQKMLVNDWVKAEWGVTKGNRRARYYQLTAAGKKQLAAESSNFERVYSAIARVLQTA
- a CDS encoding OsmC family protein, which translates into the protein MATERSANAVWNGGLKDGKGVISTQSGVLKEQSYTFVSRFENGAGTNPEELIAAAHAGCFSMALSAELEKAGHKGDSVATTATVVLEFVNGAPTVTTIHLKNESKVPGLDDAKFQEIAAGAKQNCPISRLLAAAKIDLDAKLIS
- a CDS encoding A/G-specific adenine glycosylase, with protein sequence MKLLHASKKSSSNSIAEPALTPVQRAAFERNLRLWYEQNARALPWRGIRNPYRTWLSEVMLQQTRVNAVLEHYERFLRRFPTIISLALAPEDEVLAQWSGLGYYRRARMLHRTAKLVVEEYGGELPSTSVGLRRLPGIGAYTAAAIASIAFGESIAVVDGNVERVLLRVLGLPETSGAKMAEFLERTANSLTPRRNAGDHNQAMMELGATICTPRSPRCAECPVFGLCRTRGEHPTLERSPMRSERVRYALTTRRRVDGLDVLLQRRSAKASLMANMLELPQLSTQKSAGELVLLEEPLLRVRHSIVGTNYYVEVVGIATRRDAAKHALRSDGLEWVRVTKLAELPLTGLARKVLRRMKLMKLPSGLPQQEVPLLIGRGGRGATGKKA
- a CDS encoding chitosanase produces the protein MREGTEVPESTPSGAEQMEAGAPGVEQKKDKDIWDKLSSLSSLISGVVIAGLGLWLNHSLTAGQQRMELIQHQTEERQRALELSIEGAHNNALELQAQHAMDLQDKQFNQSQKLDQLRLQIEQAKQEQERLHDEAADKLQHAQLAKDLMPQLQSSGQARSSALALIESVDSVLAIKLSLNYSETSSSPELRNAATATLKKFEGSADPDTQKLAKDALVQSQTSRRIQAIVNVFETGTTKRDYNSVISIGSDLFYAGFGLRSGTLKQLVQKYINAPDAKQAGALTPYVADLSSNDASLATNESFKNTLRNASEDPVMQRVQDELFQAKFWQPAQTRAADLGLKLPLSLAVIYDSSLQGGLARIVTATNNQTGGTPLTGVDEKVWIRAYLEQRRSWFASSPLLSQSVNRVDTFRTLVAKDNWLLSPPIVVQGVAID